TGGTCCGTCCGGTGCCCTCATCGGCATGGTGCAACTGTTTGCAACCGCTGGCGCCGTGATGCATCCGAACTGGGTCTATGAACGCTGGCAGCTCATGCTCGGCTATCAGGGCGCCAACCTCCTGGTTGCCCTTCTCATAGTCTACATGAGTAGAGCGCTTTCGATTATGAATCGTATCGCCGGTGAGCGTCTGCACCAGACACACCCTTCCCCCCCCTGCTGCAGCACACAGCGCCACTGACCCGAGGCAGTCGTTATCATGTTCTTGAgtctcttcgtcgtcatcggCTTCCTGGTTGGCCGGGCTGCTACCACCGCATCTAACAGGTCAGTTAGAGCGTCTTGCAACTGAGAATATCGCATGAATGCAGGCTCATTTTAAACCCCTCCTTCTAGCTTCGTCTGGTCGCAGTTTGAGAACCGCTCCGGTTTCTCCTCAAATGGGTATTGCACCCTCCTCGGTATCGGCATCGCCCTGTACGCCTACGGCAACCCGCATTGGATTTGCAGCTTGTCAGACGACGTAGAGAATGCTGCTCGTGCAGTTCCCATCGCGTTTGTAGCACAGCAGATTGGAAATCTGGTCACGTATGCTAAGTGAGACTCTGGATATAGTCTTGTTCGTTCCCCTAACTTTATTCGTCCGGTAGAGTCTTTGCATTCCTCGTCACGGCTGGATACGTTATCACCGACTATGATGCGCTCGTGGAATCCCACTTCCCCTCGGCCATCGGCGCCACCTTCGAACAAGCCTTGGGTTCCCAGGTTGGTGCGATggtcctcctccttctcatcgcCGTCCCTGGTCTCGTCGGCCTTATGTCTTATTATAATGTCTGCATGATGGTCGCTGATGCCTTCTTGCGCACGCATTCCAGTTAGTTTAGGGAGCACGCAGAACCCTATTGAAGAAATACAACTGACGCGAGATCGGTAGTGCCAGGATGGGAATGGTTGACCCGTCGTCATCCGGGACCCAATGTGCCACTCAACATTCTCTATTGTTTGACTGTTATTAACTTGCTACTGGGTTTCATCTATCTTGCGAGCGCAGAGGGCTTCTCTATCCTCCTCGGTGCTCCGGGAGTGCTCTACTTCGCTGGCTATCTTGTTCCCTTGGTCGCCCACGTCGTCACGAAGGGGAAAAACCTGGGACACGGCGGCTGGTTCAAGATGCCCCGCAAGCTCAGCGTGGGCCTTGCAGCCTTCAACACCCTAACCATGCTTTTTATCGTGATCTGTCTGTGTCTGCCCCGATCCAGCCCTATTACGGCAGCAAACATGAACTGGTCCgtcctctttctcgtctttgGTATTGCGTCATCCATCGTGTTGTGGACCTCCTACGGCAGGTCCAATTACGAAGGTGTGGACCTCGCTGTGGCGGACGCGATCGAAATCGAGGCTACTGACACCACCGACGCCGAGTCCGGACAAATTCATAAGTCCACGAAGGTTTGCCAGCATAATGTACCGTGTCCAAAGTATGAAGATCTCCTATGCGGTCGTGGCAGAACCTCTCGTATGAGCTAGAGCGGTATGACAGTGGATGGTTCCATGACAGGCCGGGAATTCACCCATGTCCCCACCCTatcgacgacgacgacgatggtGACGAGGACAAGTGGGGCAGAATCTGGTAATTTGAAATTGTACCATAACTTGCTACCTGGATTAGAGCTGGCCGAGGCTGAGGATTGGGTCACAGAACCTACTTTCTACGCCTTTCAGGGCGGATTTACCGGGGAACCTGTTCCACTCTATATGAAACCCTATCTTTGCCCAAATCACATAGGCTATGACTTATGACGTTACACGTAGTGGTCGGTATTGGGTACCAGGGTATTCACCCTATAAACAATTCCCTCAGGATCGACCTCGTACTATCTAATCGCAGAGCAGAAATGTCTCTCTCGGCTTCCTTTCCGGGACGTCGGCCTAGAACGTGAGCATAATGCTTAAGCCCAGAGGCGACTATTTAGACAacttcaacaacatcaatTCGACCCGCCTTGACTTGCTACCATGTCTAAATACGAAAGGCAGGCCTGATCAAGCTACTTTTAATTCTAAACAGACCTgaattaaaatattgatGGAATATGATGCGCTTCGTATTTCTACCAGACAATCATATTATCTGAAAAAGGGGTCTGGGTGGTTTACTATTAAGAACTATAGGAGTCGCAAACTTCCATTGAacttactttcttttcttggaatATATAAGACTTCTTGAGTAGATCACGTAGAACTGAACTTAGAAAAGGACAGTAAGCTATATCGGCAATTGATAGTAACATTGGTCGGGTTACTAGCCAGATCGACCAGGCTGATGAAGCCACTGCAATTTTCACGGTCACTTGAGAAGTGAACTGTCAGCTTAGCACGCGTCCTGCATGCCCAGCCGTCGTCTAGTATGTAGATCGGTCCTTTCTCTTACATATACCGGTGAACCTCTTTTTTTGTCCATTCCATGCTATGACCATAGGCTAATGCAATTCCCAGTTTATCTACGGATGCACCGTCAAGTTAGCGCCGCAATAGACATCTCCGGGATGTTCTCTCCAGAAGTGAGATTAGAGTTCTTCCAGTAGTAACTACTAGAGCTGAAAGATAACTTGTAGTCCCGCGAGGTAGGATAGTGAGATCTTATGCCTCTAGCCATGGAGAGATATCGTGATAAAAGCGTGCTATATTAGGATCAAGTTTGGTCCAAGTGTTTGTAAGGTATCTGAATACTAGTAGTGAGGTGAGCAGCAGCAACTGCAGGGGCGCTACAGTAGGTCTGTGACTCGCCGCTAAGAATGTATTAGATTTCTAACTTTATACCACTGGATTTTAATCTAGAATCTAAAACTAGGCTAGGTTTTGAGCACTTAACCTAAGCCCAAACCTGGTGCAGATTCAGGGCGGGTTTTGACGCTAGGTTAATTTTGTAGACTTTtgaaatattaattctacGGGGAAGCTATTGTTTTATCCGACTTACATCACCTTTTGAATTGGCGTCCAACATATACCATGAGGTGAATTAAAACCTCTAATATACCGTGGACTCGATGATGAATGCCTAGCACTTGGCCTCTTGTCCAGAAATCAGAGAAGAAATTCTTCCACAACTCATAAGTGCCATTTGACAGGACAAGTTTCTCCGGCGTTTATAGCATCTGTTGTCGAGGTCTTGGCAGGACGTTCCCCCGCATTGGCCgatgattttcttcatggCGGTGCTCCACATCTCCGGAATATTCGATATCCCCGTCGGTATCAATCAGGGATCTTTCCGGTGGGGGGGTGCCTCGGTATGCGAGATGAAACCAGCGGTCGGTTGCGATAGATCATGACTAGTGACTGCTCAACGGTGCATAAATACCGTAGGGGAGGACGATCACTGTGACTAACAAGATAGTCTGAAACTGACACTCCTTTCGTTGCAAGTCCCGATGTTGCTCCGATTATTGCAGGCCTTTCTAGGGCTATGGGCGATTTTCCCCATAGCCTCCGCCTACACGAACCCAATTCGCAATCCCGGGGGCAGTGACCCCTTCATGGTCTATACCGGAGGCTACTACTACCTTCTCACGACGACCTGGAACGACGTGCAAGTCAGTCGGGCAACTACCGTCGACGGCCTCAAGACGGCCGAGAAGAAGGTGGTATACACCACCACCGAGGAGTCTCACTGCTGCAACGTGTGGGCACCCGAAGTTCACTACCTGGGTGATAAGTGGTACATCTACTACACGGCTGGCAATAGTGCGGATCTGGATGGCCAGCGCATGCATGTATTGGAAGGTAAGCTGGTGTCCTGTTAAGCTCGGAACATTGCCTTTACAGAACTAACGGTCTTTAGGTGGAGCGACTCCTTGGGATGATTATACCTACGCCGGCCAGCTGACCACGACATGGGGAATTGACGGGACGATCGTCCGGTTCAACGACTTTGGCAACTTTATGGTGTGGTCATGCTTCGACGGTGTCACATATCAATCCCTCTGTATCCAACAGCTGGGATCGGACTACACCTCGTTGACGGGCGACATCTCCGTTATCTCTGAGCCTACCGAAGACTTTGAAACGCACGGTACCCCGGTCAATGAGGGTCCCGCGGCCCTCTATCTCAATGGCAAGACGTACATCGGGTACTCGGCTTCTTACTGCTGGACGGCGTACTATTGCGTGGGCCTCCTTACCTGGGACGGCTCCACCAACCCGACCGACAAGAACGCCTGGAGCAAGCACGACGGCTGCCTTTTGTCATCGGCTAATGGAAACTATGGAACGGGTCATAACTCGTTCTTCCAAAGCCCAGACGCTTCGCAGACGTGGATCGCCTATCATGCCACTACCAATGCAAGCGGTGCATGTGATGACAGCCGTTACACGATGGTGCAGGAGATCAGCTCCGGCAGCAATGGCATCCCGGATCTTGGAGAAGCATTGGCGTGGACAGTTGAAATCAGCGAGCCGAGCTCTTAGGAGAACGGAGGATTTAGCGTTAAACTCATCACGGGAATGGATATTACACCATAGCTACGCCTGTTGAATCTCAGATAGACAAGAAATCACCATTAAATGCAACAAATCTATGTCCATACTCACTTTGAGACTGGCTGTGTAAATAGAAAACTCAAAACATATAGCAGGGCCTTCTTGTCGCCGACCTTTGATCTTTTTTCATTTCACGTTTTCATCGATACTGTAAAGCGATCAGCGTCGTTTGCTGGGGACACTAGAGCTGCACAAGGACCATCCTCGGGGTAGACAAAAAGGTACTTCTTTCCAATGGAGAGCAGAAAGTAGAGTGTAGATTCAGGCAGGACTGACTACTGAATGGTGGTTGtggaaaacaacaaaaaagaatgacCGACGCAGGGgtcgaacctgcaatctcttgattcgtagtcaagcgccttgccattgggccagccGGCCAGTTCTTGAAGGAATGCTTGACTAATTAACAATATAAgccaaaagaaaccaaaaatAAGCAAAAACTAAGCATACTTTGTCCTTTCGCCTACGGTTCAGATTTGGCCCGACATTTTGTATATCGTTCATGTCAAATTCTCAAAACTCATCAAATGGGAGTTGGAGTTGCTCTTTGCTCTAAGTACATAAAGTTTAAACTAAGGTGCATTTAGCGAGTTTCGATCGCTATTTATGGCGTTTA
This DNA window, taken from Aspergillus flavus chromosome 5, complete sequence, encodes the following:
- a CDS encoding putative choline transport protein, with the protein product MHTIGVCFGPSGALIGMVQLFATAGAVMHPNWVYERWQLMLGYQGANLLVALLIVYMSRALSIMNRIAVVIMFLSLFVVIGFLVGRAATTASNSFVWSQFENRSGFSSNGYCTLLGIGIALYAYGNPHWICSLSDDVENAARAVPIAFVAQQIGNLVTVFAFLVTAGYVITDYDALVESHFPSAIGATFEQALGSQVGAMVLLLLIAVPGLVGLMSYYNVCMMVADAFLRTHSMPGWEWLTRRHPGPNVPLNILYCLTVINLLLGFIYLASAEGFSILLGAPGVLYFAGYLVPLVAHVVTKGKNLGHGGWFKMPRKLSVGLAAFNTLTMLFIVICLCLPRSSPITAANMNWSVLFLVFGIASSIVLWTSYGRSNYEGVDLAVADAIEIEATDTTDAESGQIHKSTKVCQHNVPCPKYEDLLCGRGRTSRMS
- a CDS encoding putative glycosyl hydrolase, family 43 (glycosyl hydrolase, family 43): MLLRLLQAFLGLWAIFPIASAYTNPIRNPGGSDPFMVYTGGYYYLLTTTWNDVQVSRATTVDGLKTAEKKVVYTTTEESHCCNVWAPEVHYLGDKWYIYYTAGNSADLDGQRMHVLEGKLVSCGATPWDDYTYAGQLTTTWGIDGTIVRFNDFGNFMVWSCFDGVTYQSLCIQQLGSDYTSLTGDISVISEPTEDFETHGTPVNEGPAALYLNGKTYIGYSASYCWTAYYCVGLLTWDGSTNPTDKNAWSKHDGCLLSSANGNYGTGHNSFFQSPDASQTWIAYHATTNASGACDDSRYTMVQEISSGSNGIPDLGEALAWTVEISEPSS